CTATCAACCTCGAATCCCGTTCGACCAACGGATGCATCATAATCTTTCCTTCGTTCATTGCTCGTTAAAATTTTGTAGGCTTTGTTAACTATCAGTGTGTTCTCATGACCCTGAAACTTaatcttaattaattaaacttctTACAGTGAAATCAAGATTCAAGAACATGATATGGGATGCACACAAGGCACTTGTTCCCCTGCTATATCCGGATGATATTTCTTTTGCATTCTCCTGTAAGCATCCTTGAGTTCTTGAGCACTCGAGTCAACAGAAACTGCAAGCAATTCATAGTGATTCTAGCTTTCTTCTATCGGGTTCCGACCACATCTATCCACAACTGATCTTTGTCTCCTACCGATATAAAACCATAAAAATAAATCCCAGGTAATATTCACAGCAAAGAACGCAACTTTAGCTATTAATTCACCACGGAAGGAACCGTAGTAATGTTTCAACATATTACCTCCAGATGGGCTTCTTGAAATATGGTCGGTGATCGCTTCACAAAGGATTCGACATAGAGAATTGGAGATGAGATACAAAAGAGGATGCCATTTTTTACTTGCTTGTGGAGGCAGGTGCTGTTTCACTAGATACTTGTGTATACAAGGGGGCCAAGATATTTTGGTCTCTTCAGCGTGTTCCCTCTATCCAATTTCTTAAAACCGTTTCTTATAAAGCGTGTGATAGGAAAAGAGAATACCGATTTTTATGAGAAAAAGCGTGTTTAGAAAGACATGCGTCACTGAAAAATGTTCGCCGTCAGATTTCTCCGGCCGTTTAGGGCCCCGATCGCTGCCGCTGTTTCGTCCTCTTCCGTCGGAACAACTCCTCGTTAGTCCCCTTCCCAATCAACAGGCATATACTCCTCTCTATGCTCACCCCAGTCAAATGAATACACTGATCACTATCTTATTTCTGTTGTCAGGTTTCGGGAAATCGGATTTTTTCAAGGCGTGGATAAAATTGGAAGCTACAAACTCTCCGGAGCTGTGTATCTTGACCAAATCTAGCTTCAAATCGGTTGCGTTGCGGAAATCATTTGAATACGCTCAGAAATTGTGGGACTCAGGTGAATTCAAGTTTTTAGTGGAGCTTCCATTTGTTCTTGATAACTGTGTTAATTTGTTCTATCACCATATTGGACAACCAACGAGATCAATGTACTTCACTATTGAAGGTTTTGCTTTGTGGATAAAAGGGCCATACCATTGTTGAATTAGTCATCTACTGAAATTCTGTGACTGTTGGTTTTGCTCACAGAATGCAGGTTTTCTGTTCGAAATACGGTTGTGTGTGGTGTTCTTGGATCAATTGTCCTTTGGCCAAGGATTTCTTATTGTTTGGAAGGTGAGTAGCAAATTTTCTGGTAAATGTATTGTTTTCATGTACTTTGAAAGTGATTGTCACTTGCTATGTGGTTGGCATGAGCGAGTGAAATTTTGTTTCTCATTTGTAGGTTTCCATCCACTGGCTGATTATCCTCAAACGATTTCAACGGATTCGCCTTATTGCGAAAAAGTTGATGggattattgctttgattcggAAATTGCTAGTGCCGTTTTTCCTGATTTTAAATTTGTGGCTGAATTGGGGACAGAGTCACCCTGTCTTCCTTGTGGCTAAAGTTACTCTTGTCTTTTTAACCACAAAGCCATACCCTTCCTCGGTTTATTTAGTTGTTGATCGGGTAATTAGCTTTTTCTCCATTGGTTGCCTGTATGGAATTCTGCATGTTTAGGAAATACTCCACCATATTTCTCGTAATCCATCTTTCTGTCATATATAGAATTACTGAAACTCTGTAGTTTACGAAAAGATTGTGAAATGTTATGAGTAGTTTCTCTAAATATTCGGGTTTCATAATTTCATAGCTTCCACCTTGTTTTTCCCTTTTTGATATTAATCTTTTCAGTTGCAGCACCAGATTATTGGCCGACAACCCTTCTTGTACAGATTCAAGGTGATTTTCTTGCTCCATTTATCGAATTTTCTCAATTATTGCTGTGCAATACTCTGTCCTTGTGCATTCTCTTACTGAAGTCGGTGTCAAATTTGGAGTTAAGAAGATACAAAAATCCAAGTTCTTTGTTTGGTTCTTTTTACATCTTCCTCCACTGTATTTTTCAGCCTCCGCAATTAAAGACGGTAGAAGTTGAAGATTACACTTTCTTGTGTCTCGCTAGAGTTGAAATGAAAGACGAAAAACTTGTGCTGATCGGGGTTTTGGGTGGTTGGTGGATCTTGCCTTTGTCAAGGCGCAAGGAAGTTGTTCTCTTCGATAAATCATCATGGAAGGAACTAGTTTCTCTAGCTAAGAGCAGATTTAGATTGGTTGCTGATACATGTTAAATACTGAGATAAGGGTCGGACAGTACTTTTTTCATCTCCATCTCCTAATATATAAAATCCCTGTGTTATTTAAAAGCTTCAATCATGTATAACTCTTTCCAAAATGTGTTGTAGTTAGATAATCTTCGTTTCTACTCCAAGCAAGTAATTTTTTTCTTGGAGCAGAATTTGTAAATGCATGGAAAAAAGTTGTTGAAACAATTACTGTTATGACTTATTTAATACTTTATAACTGAATAGTGCTGTTTTGGACATCTTGTGCTTTTAGATTGTTTTATTCAATATATAACAACAGAGAATAAAGCTGAATGTATGATTTTCATCAGCGGTGTGAAGTGCCGGTTCGGTTCGTTTTTATAAAAGTTCGAACTAAATCAGATTTATcggttttattaaataataaatcatatcaaactAGGAATTATTAAtaacattaataaaaataatcgaATAAGTATGATGATGTGATATCAATTAGctcaaaacatttaattattGATGGTAGTGTATATATAATAtgacatatataaatatatatcagGAATAAAACTTGAGATAAATCATGGTTTCCCAAAggttacattttttaaaaatatatttattaaacgTATGAAAATGAAATCAATATTTGGAAATTAGTACACAAATAGATTTTATCCCACTTATTCTCCTcaaataaaggtataaattttctccgaatttaattttcatttatctttcaCATTTTCTTGCATACTAATATTTATTCTATATTTAACATTTAactacttaaaatatttaattacacGTGTATCTTAATAACACACATCAAGCATACTTTGAGGTACCGTTTGGTTCATAGTATAGGATATATAGTATGAATATAAgtaatattttgtaataataaaataaatagaaaatgatagttaatatagtgtttgatttgattgatttaattgattaaattggagataatatgatattacTATTTTGTccttgttaaaaatattaataatattatttattaaggaTAATATCGTacttttatattattgatttgattgatgtgagataaataattaataatttgattgattgggATAAATAATACTTGTACAAAACAAGTGATATGATAGGACTATTTATATTAGTACTTGCCAGTACTTGAACCAATCGATACCTAAGAGTACAAAACATATTATAATCATTATAGAA
The sequence above is a segment of the Primulina tabacum isolate GXHZ01 chromosome 6, ASM2559414v2, whole genome shotgun sequence genome. Coding sequences within it:
- the LOC142549855 gene encoding uncharacterized protein LOC142549855 isoform X2, with the protein product MFAVRFLRPFRAPIAAAVSSSSVGTTPRFGKSDFFKAWIKLEATNSPELCILTKSSFKSVALRKSFEYAQKLWDSECRFSVRNTVVCGVLGSIVLWPRISYCLEGFHPLADYPQTISTDSPYCEKVDGIIALIRKLLVPFFLILNLWLNWGQSHPVFLVAKVTLVFLTTKPYPSSVYLVVDRHQIIGRQPFLYRFKPPQLKTVEVEDYTFLCLARVEMKDEKLVLIGVLGGWWILPLSRRKEVVLFDKSSWKELVSLAKSRFRLVADTC
- the LOC142549855 gene encoding uncharacterized protein LOC142549855 isoform X3; translated protein: MFAVRFLRPFRAPIAAAVSSSSVGTTPRFGKSDFFKAWIKLEATNSPELCILTKSSFKSVALRKSFEYAQKLWDSECRFSVRNTVVCGVLGSIVLWPRISYCLEGFHPLADYPQTISTDSPYCEKVDGIIALIRKLLVPFFLILNLWLNWGQSHPVFLVAKVTLVFLTTKPYPSSVYLVVDRIIGRQPFLYRFKPPQLKTVEVEDYTFLCLARVEMKDEKLVLIGVLGGWWILPLSRRKEVVLFDKSSWKELVSLAKSRFRLVADTC
- the LOC142549855 gene encoding uncharacterized protein LOC142549855 isoform X1, which codes for MFAVRFLRPFRAPIAAAVSSSSVGTTPRFGKSDFFKAWIKLEATNSPELCILTKSSFKSVALRKSFEYAQKLWDSECRFSVRNTVVCGVLGSIVLWPRISYCLEGFHPLADYPQTISTDSPYCEKVDGIIALIRKLLVPFFLILNLWLNWGQSHPVFLVAKVTLVFLTTKPYPSSVYLVVDRLQHQIIGRQPFLYRFKPPQLKTVEVEDYTFLCLARVEMKDEKLVLIGVLGGWWILPLSRRKEVVLFDKSSWKELVSLAKSRFRLVADTC